In a genomic window of Helianthus annuus cultivar XRQ/B chromosome 10, HanXRQr2.0-SUNRISE, whole genome shotgun sequence:
- the LOC110885988 gene encoding E3 ubiquitin-protein ligase COP1 isoform X2: MQNLIDFLHFLRKKKIDELNEVQTDIQYIKEDASLVERRRMELYRARDKYLTKMQKQAGDLQEPKSWFSSSINKDNNDLKYASAKTHGGVPTGNFHHKDVDGKSQASSIVAQAREASSVLTSQHTSQSSLAVIRKKRVQSQFNDLQQCYLQKRRQLVNPSQNNDKKDADDMQREGYSSALSDFQSVLSTFTQYSRLRVIAELRHGELYHSANIVSSIEFDRDDELFATADVSRRIKVFNFSTIVNEPPEAHCPVVEIPTRSKLSCLSWNKHTKNHIASSDYEGTVFVWDVNTQQSVMEYEEHEKRVWSVDFSRIEPSMLVSGSDDCKVKIWCTRQESSAINIDMKANICCVKYNPGSSNHIAVGSVDHHIHYYDLRNTSHPLHVFSGHQKTVSYVKFLSNDELASASTDSTLRLWDVKHHLPVRTFRGHTNEKNFVGLSVNNDFLACGSETNEVYSYHKAISKPLTWHRFGTPNVDDSDEEPGSYFISAVCWKNDSPTLLAANSLGTIKVLVLAT, from the exons ATGCAAAATCTTATTGATTTTTTGCATTTCTTAAGGAAAAAGAAAATCGATGAACTCAATGAG GTGCAAACTGATATCCAGTATATCAAAGAGGATGCTAGCTTGGTAGAGAGACGTAGGATGGAGCTGTATAGAGCAAGGGATAAATATTTAACGAAAATGCAAAAGCAAGCTGGTGATTTACAGGAACCGAAATCTTGGTTTTCTTCATCAATAAACAAAGACAATAATGACCTTAAGTATGCATCCGCGAAAACACATGGTGGAGTTCCTACTGGTAACTTCCACCACAAGGATGTAGATGGAAAATCTCAAGCTTCCTCAATTGTAGCACAAGCGAGAGAAGCTTCCAGTGTATTGACTTCACAACATACAAGCCAATCAAGTCTTGCTGTTATACGTAAAAAACGTGTTCAATCTCAG TTTAATGACCTGCAACAATGTTACTTACAAAAACGCCGTCAACTAGTGAATCCATCACAGAACAATGATAAAAAGGATGCTGATGACATGCAACGGGAAGGCTATAGTTCAGCGTTGTCTGATTTTCAATCTGTGCTGTCTACATTTACACAATACAG TCGACTAAGGGTGATTGCGGAACTTAGGCATGGGGAGCTCTATCATTCAGCCAACATTGTATCTAG CATTGAGTTTGATCGTGATGATGAACTTTTTGCTACTGCTGACGTTTCGAGGCGTATAAAGGTTTTTAACTTCTCAACG ATTGTTAATGAACCCCCTGAAGCACACTGTCCTGTAGTTGAGATTCCGACACGATCTAAGCTTAGTTGCTTGAGCTGGAACAAACATACAAAAAACCATATAGCTAGTAGTGATTATGAAGGGACAGTATTTGTCTGGGATGTGAATACTCAACAG AGTGTGATGGAGTATGAAGAGCATGAAAAACGGGTATGGAGTGTTGATTTTTCACGTATAGAACCGTCAATGCTTGTATCTGGTAGTGACGATTGTAAG GTGAAAATTTGGTGCACAAGGCAAGAATCAAGTGCTATCAACATCGATATGAAGGCAAACATATGTTGTGTTAAGTACAATCCTGGATCCAGCAATCACATTGCG GTTGGCTCAGTGGACCATCATATACATTATTATGATTTAAGGAACACCAGCCATCCTCTTCATGTCTTTAGTGGCCACCAAAAAACTGTTTCATATGTTAAGTTTCTGTCCAATGATGAGCTGGCATCTGCATCTACAGACAGCACTTTACGCTTATGGGACGTGAAACATCATCTTCCT GTTCGTACCTTCAGAGGTCACACAAATGAGAAGAACTTTGTTGGTCTCTCAGTAAACAATGATTTTCTTGCTTGTGGCAGTGAAACAAATGAAGTATACAGTTATCATAAG GCAATATCAAAGCCTCTGACATGGCATAGATTTGGTACACCTAACGTGGACGATAGTGATGAGGAACCAGGATCTTACTTCATTAGTGCTGTATGCTGGAAGAACGACAGTCCCACATTGTTAGCTGCTAACAGTCTGGGCACCATCAAAGTTTTAGTTCTTGCAACATAG
- the LOC110885988 gene encoding E3 ubiquitin-protein ligase COP1 isoform X1, translating to MENESAGDLVPAVKPELQIASSDLFPHDSGAEKTVEAPQSETTDKDMLCPICMQIIKDAFLTSCGHSFCYMCIITHLDNRSDCPCCASSLTTNQIYPNFLLDKLLKKTSASQVSKSASPLEQFRLALLQGYQVSVKEVDTLLSLLSEKKRKLEQEEAERNMQNLIDFLHFLRKKKIDELNEVQTDIQYIKEDASLVERRRMELYRARDKYLTKMQKQAGDLQEPKSWFSSSINKDNNDLKYASAKTHGGVPTGNFHHKDVDGKSQASSIVAQAREASSVLTSQHTSQSSLAVIRKKRVQSQFNDLQQCYLQKRRQLVNPSQNNDKKDADDMQREGYSSALSDFQSVLSTFTQYSRLRVIAELRHGELYHSANIVSSIEFDRDDELFATADVSRRIKVFNFSTIVNEPPEAHCPVVEIPTRSKLSCLSWNKHTKNHIASSDYEGTVFVWDVNTQQSVMEYEEHEKRVWSVDFSRIEPSMLVSGSDDCKVKIWCTRQESSAINIDMKANICCVKYNPGSSNHIAVGSVDHHIHYYDLRNTSHPLHVFSGHQKTVSYVKFLSNDELASASTDSTLRLWDVKHHLPVRTFRGHTNEKNFVGLSVNNDFLACGSETNEVYSYHKAISKPLTWHRFGTPNVDDSDEEPGSYFISAVCWKNDSPTLLAANSLGTIKVLVLAT from the exons ATGGAGAACGAATCGGCCGGTGATTTAGTTCCGGCAGTAAAACCGGAACTGCAAATAGCCTCTTCCGATCTCTTCCCACACGACTCCGGCGCCGAGAAAACGGTTGAAGCACCACAATCGGAGACGACTGATAAGGATATGTTGTGTCCGATATGTATGCAGATTATTAAGGATGCGTTCCTGACGTCATGTGGACATAGCTTCTGTTACATGTGTATCATCACTCACCTTGATAACAGGAGTGATTGCCCTTGTTGTGCTTCTTCTCTCACAACGAACCAGATTTACCCTAATTTTCTACTGGATAAG CTATTAAAGAAGACTTCCGCTTCCCAAGTATCAAAAAGTGCCTCCCCGTTAGAGCAATTTCGTCTGGCATTACTCCAG GGTTACCAAGTCTCAGTGAAGGAAGTGGATACATTATTATCACTGCTTTCTGAGAAGAAACGGAAGTTGGAGCAGGAAGAAGCTGAGAGAAATATGCAAAATCTTATTGATTTTTTGCATTTCTTAAGGAAAAAGAAAATCGATGAACTCAATGAG GTGCAAACTGATATCCAGTATATCAAAGAGGATGCTAGCTTGGTAGAGAGACGTAGGATGGAGCTGTATAGAGCAAGGGATAAATATTTAACGAAAATGCAAAAGCAAGCTGGTGATTTACAGGAACCGAAATCTTGGTTTTCTTCATCAATAAACAAAGACAATAATGACCTTAAGTATGCATCCGCGAAAACACATGGTGGAGTTCCTACTGGTAACTTCCACCACAAGGATGTAGATGGAAAATCTCAAGCTTCCTCAATTGTAGCACAAGCGAGAGAAGCTTCCAGTGTATTGACTTCACAACATACAAGCCAATCAAGTCTTGCTGTTATACGTAAAAAACGTGTTCAATCTCAG TTTAATGACCTGCAACAATGTTACTTACAAAAACGCCGTCAACTAGTGAATCCATCACAGAACAATGATAAAAAGGATGCTGATGACATGCAACGGGAAGGCTATAGTTCAGCGTTGTCTGATTTTCAATCTGTGCTGTCTACATTTACACAATACAG TCGACTAAGGGTGATTGCGGAACTTAGGCATGGGGAGCTCTATCATTCAGCCAACATTGTATCTAG CATTGAGTTTGATCGTGATGATGAACTTTTTGCTACTGCTGACGTTTCGAGGCGTATAAAGGTTTTTAACTTCTCAACG ATTGTTAATGAACCCCCTGAAGCACACTGTCCTGTAGTTGAGATTCCGACACGATCTAAGCTTAGTTGCTTGAGCTGGAACAAACATACAAAAAACCATATAGCTAGTAGTGATTATGAAGGGACAGTATTTGTCTGGGATGTGAATACTCAACAG AGTGTGATGGAGTATGAAGAGCATGAAAAACGGGTATGGAGTGTTGATTTTTCACGTATAGAACCGTCAATGCTTGTATCTGGTAGTGACGATTGTAAG GTGAAAATTTGGTGCACAAGGCAAGAATCAAGTGCTATCAACATCGATATGAAGGCAAACATATGTTGTGTTAAGTACAATCCTGGATCCAGCAATCACATTGCG GTTGGCTCAGTGGACCATCATATACATTATTATGATTTAAGGAACACCAGCCATCCTCTTCATGTCTTTAGTGGCCACCAAAAAACTGTTTCATATGTTAAGTTTCTGTCCAATGATGAGCTGGCATCTGCATCTACAGACAGCACTTTACGCTTATGGGACGTGAAACATCATCTTCCT GTTCGTACCTTCAGAGGTCACACAAATGAGAAGAACTTTGTTGGTCTCTCAGTAAACAATGATTTTCTTGCTTGTGGCAGTGAAACAAATGAAGTATACAGTTATCATAAG GCAATATCAAAGCCTCTGACATGGCATAGATTTGGTACACCTAACGTGGACGATAGTGATGAGGAACCAGGATCTTACTTCATTAGTGCTGTATGCTGGAAGAACGACAGTCCCACATTGTTAGCTGCTAACAGTCTGGGCACCATCAAAGTTTTAGTTCTTGCAACATAG